From Aspergillus fumigatus Af293 chromosome 3, whole genome shotgun sequence, a single genomic window includes:
- the pma1 gene encoding plasma-membrane proton-efflux P-type ATPase gives MAERRISYAPDVENGDHSRHAENEGNLDEYTALNRYISTARDGRRGSTSSAGARSLQQKKKPWYAFWRKDAETGGAFVCPDEWLETDLRTGLASSQIETRRKKGGWNELTTEKTNFFVQFIGYFRGPILYVMELAVFLAAGLRDWIDLGVICGILLLNAVVGWYQEKQAADVVASLKGDIAMKAVVIRDGQEQEILARELVTGDIIVVEEGTVIPADIRLICDYDKPEMFETYKEYLATANDDTLKEKDDDDEDGGIEARVGVSLIAVDQSAITGESLAVDKYMADTCYYTTGCKRGKAYAIVTATAKQSFVGKTAALVQGAKDQGHFKAVMDNIGTTLLVLVMFWILAAWIGGFYRHLKIATPEHEDNNLLHYTLILLIIGVPVGLPVVTTTTLAVGAAYLAEQKAIVQKLTAIESLAGVDILCSDKTGTLTANQLSIREPYVNEGVDVNWMMAVAAIASNHNVKNLDPIDKVTILTLRRYPKAREILSRNWVTEKYTPFDPVSKRITTVCTCDGVRYVCAKGAPKAILNMSQCSEEEAAKFREKAAEFARRGFRSLGVAVQKEGEPWQLLGMYPMFDPPREDTAHTIAEAQHLGLSVKMLTGDALAIAKETCKMLALSTKVYDSERLIHGGLAGSAQHDLVEKADGFAEVFPEHKYQVVEMLQQRGHLTAMTGDGVNDAPSLKKADCGIAVEGSTEAAQAAADIVFLAPGLSTIVDAIKLARQIFQRMKAYIQYRIALCLHLEIYLVTSMIIIDETLRSDLVVFIALFADLATIAVAYDNAHYEMRPVEWQLPKIWVISIVLGVLLAGATWIMRASLFLNDGGLIQNFGSPQEMIFLEVALTENWLIFVTRGGKTWPSWQLVGAIFVVDVLATLFCVFGWLSGDYRQTSPPSHAEFSVNGDVDIVTVVVIWGYSIGVTIIIAVVYYILTIIPALDNLGRKTRSKADTKIENMIAHLSKLAIEHETDNNGKSYYTLGARAEVEEDDE, from the exons ATGGCGGAGCGGAGGATCTCCTATGCTCCCGACGTGGAGAATGGTGACCATTCTCGTCACGCTGAAAATGAAGGCAATCTCGATGAGTACACTGCTTTGAACCGTTACATCTCGACTGCTCGCGATGGCCGTCGCGGCTCGACCTCCAGTGCTGGTGCTAGAAGCctccagcagaagaagaagccctgGTACGCCTTCTGGAGGAAGGACGCTGAGACTGGCGGCGCCTTCGTCTGCCCTGACGAATGGCTCGAAACCGACCTCCGCACTGGTCTCGCCTCCAGCCAAATTGAGACGCGTCGTAAGAAGGGTGGCTGGAACGAACTCACCACCGAGAAGACCAACTTCTTCGTTCAGTTCATTGGTTATTTCCGTGGTCCTATTCTCTATG TTATGGAATTGGCTGTTTTTTTGGCTGCTGGTCTTCGTGACTGGATTGATCTGGGTGTCATTTGTGGTATTCTTCTGCTCAACGCTGTCGTCGGTTGGTAccaggagaagcaggctGCCGACGTCGTCGCCAGTCTTAAGGGTGATATTGCTATGAAGGCTGTTGTTATCCGTGATGGTCAGGAGCAGGAAATCCTTGCTCGTGAGCTGGTCACTGGTGATATT ATCGTTGTTGAGGAAGGTACCGTCATTCCCGCCGATATTCGCCTGATCTGCGACTACGACAAGCCCGAGATGTTCGAAACCTACAAGGAGTACCTCGCCACTGCCAACGATGACaccctcaaggagaaggacgatgacgacgaagacggtgGCATCGAGGCCCGTGTTGGTGTCTCCCTCATTGCTGTTGATCAGTCCGCCATCACTGGTGAATCTCTCGCTGTCGACAAGTACATGGCCGACACTTGCTACTACACCACTGGTTGCAAGCGTGGTAAGGCCTACGCCATCGTTACCGCCACCGCTAAGCAGTCCTTCGTCGGCAAGACCGCTGCTCTCGTACAGGGTGCCAAGGACCAGGGTCACTTCAAGGCTGTCATGGACAACATCGGTACTACTCTGCTCGTTCTCGTCATGTTCTGGATTCTCGCCGCTTGGATTGGTGGTTTCTACCGTCACCTCAAGATCGCTActcctgagcacgaggacAACAACCTGCTCCACTATACCCTCATTCTCCTGATCATCGGTGTTCCCGTCGGTTTGCCCGTCGTCACTACCACCACCCTCGCTGTCGGTGCCGCTTACCTTGCCGAGCAGAAGGCTATCGTCCAGAAGCTCACTGCCATTGAGTCTCTTGCTGGTGTCGACATCCTCTGCTCTGACAAGACTGGTACTCTCACTGCTAACCAGCTCTCCATTCGTGAGCCCTACGTCAACGAGGGTGTTGATGTCAACTGGATGATGGCCGTTGCTGCTATTGCCTCCAACCACAACGTCAAGAACCTCGACCCTATCGACAAGGTTaccatcctcaccctccgTCGCTACCCCAAGGCCCGTGAGATTCTCTCCCGCAACTGGGTCACTGAGAAGTACACTCCCTTCGACCCCGTCTCTAAGCGTATCACCACTGTCTGCACTTGCGACGGTGTCCGCTACGTCTGTGCTAAGGGTGCCCCCAAGGCTATCTTGAATATGTCTCAGTGCTCTGAGGAGGAGGCTGCCAAGTTCCGTGAGAAGGCCGCTGAGTTCGCTCGCCGTGGTTTCCGTTCTCTTGGTGTTGCCGTCCAGAAGGAGGGCGAGCCCTGGCAACTGCTCGGCATGTACCCCATGTTCGACCCCCCTCGTGAGGATACTGCCCACACCATCGCTGAGGCTCAGCACCTCGGTCTGTCCGTCAAGATGTTGACTGGTGATGCCCTTGCCATCGCCAAGGAAACCTGCAAGATGCTTGCCCTGAGCACCAAGGTTTACGACTCCGAGCGTCTGATCCACGGTGGTCTTGCCGGCTCTGCCCAGCACGACCTCGTTGAGAAGGCTGATGGTTTCGCTGAGGTCTTCCCCGAGCACAAGTATCAGGTCGTCGAGATGTTGCAGCAGCGTGGCCACTTGACTGCCATGACTGGTGACGGTGTCAACGACGCTCCCTCTCTGAAGAAGGCTGACTGTGGTATTGCCGTCGAGGGTTCCACTGAGGCTGCCCAGGCCGCTGCTGATATCGTCTTCCTTGCCCCTGGTCTCAGCACCATCGTCGATGCCATCAAGCTTGCCCGTCAGATCTTCCAGCGTATGAAGGCCTACATTCAGTACCGTATTGCCCTCTGTCTCCACCTTGAGATCTACCTTGTCACCTCgatgatcatcattgatgAGACCCTCAGGTCCGACCTGGTTGTCTTCATCGCCCTGTTCGCTGATCTGGCCACCATCGCTGTTGCCTACGACAATGCCCACTACGAAATGCGCCCTGTCGAGTGGCAATTGCCTAAGATTTGGGTCATCTCCATCGTGCTCGGTGTCTTGCTTGCTGGTGCTACCTGGATTATGCGTGCTTCCCTCTTCCTGAACGACGGTGGTCTCATCCAGAACTTCGGTTCTCCTCAGGAGATGATCTTCCTTGAAGTCGCTCTTACCGAGAACTGGCTCATCTTCGTCACCCGTGGTGGTAAGACCTGGCCTTCATGGCAGCTGGTTGGCGCCATCTTCGTTGTCGATGTGCTTGCCACCCTCTTCTGTGTCTTCGGCTGGCTTTCCGGTGACTACCGCCAGACCAGCCCTCCCAGCCACGCCGAGTTCTCCGTCAACGGCGATGTCGACATCGTCACCGTTGTTGTCATCTGGGGTTACTCCATTGGTGTCactatcatcatcgccgtTGTCTATTACATCCTCACCATCATTCCCGCTCTTGACAACCTCGGCCGCAAGACCCGCTCCAAGGCTGACACCAAGATCGAGAACATGATTGCCCACCTCTCCAAGTTGGCTATCGAGCATGAGACCGATAACAACGGCAAGTCCTACTACACTCTCGGTGCTCGTgccgaggtggaggaggatgatgagtAA
- a CDS encoding putative pectin methylesterase yields MKSYLLFVAVLLQAVLVRTAALHPSSRRTCQTSLRNCPEGTVIVSKSHPKAHFSTVQAAIESLPNDNSKQTILILAGNYTEQLNVTRSGPITLLGQTDSVTDASKNKVTITWAQANHDNTGQSVDNVFSSVLVVAPTLEASYTGSGPTGYPVPEDTPFGNTDFRVYNIDFRNTWADYSDGPAHALSFSRANGGFYYCGFYSYQDTVYVGKLGNAYFYKNIVAGQTDFLYGFGTAWIQSSDILLRNCGGGITAWKGTNTTFENQYGVYIVDSTVRAANASIAPVIAGKCALGRPWNSLHRSIFANTYEDGSIEPSGYIDWVVSGVSRFTNQTVMAEYKAFGPGFNATGRAEGGVTIVMDKKQYKRYDSPAKVFQSPDGKTGNIGWIDFHADRV; encoded by the exons ATGAAGTCCTATCTCTTGTTTGTCGCCGTGCTTCTGCAGGCAGTGCTTGTACGGACGGCGGCATTGCATCCCTCGTCTCGTCGCACTTGCCAGACCTCGTTGAGGAATTGTCCTGAGGGAACTGTCATCGTTTCCAAGTCTCACCCCAAAGCGCACTTCTCCACCGTCCAGGCTGCTATCGAATCTCTGCCGAATGACAACAGCAAGCAGACCATTTTGATACTGGCAGGCAACTACACGGAACAGCTGAATGTTACCCGCTCCGGCCCTATAACCCTGCTTGGTCAGACGGACAGCGTCACCGATGCCTCGAAGAACAAGGTCACCATCACATGGGCCCAAGCGAACCACGACAACACTGGACAGAGCGTAGACAATGTCTTTTCCAGCGTGCTGGTCGTTGCACCTACACTCGAGGCCAGCTACACCGGCTCAGGCCCAACGGGGTATCCTGTGCCGGAGGATACTCCGTTCGGTAACACCGATTTCAGGGTCTACAACATCGATTTTCGCAACACATGGGCTGATTACTCCGACGGACCGGCGCATGCTCTCAGCTTCAGTCGCGCCAACGGCGGCTTCTACTACTGCGGATTCTACTCTTACCAGGATACT GTGTACGTTGGCAAGCTAGGAAACGCCTACTTCTACAAGAACATCGTCGCCGGCCAGACCGACTTCCTGTACGGCTTCGGGACCGCCTGGATCCAATCGTCGGACATTCTCCTGCGCAACTGCGGCGGCGGTATCACCGCGTGGAAGGGCACCAACACCACCTTTGAGAACCAGTACGGCGTGTACATAGTGGATTCGACTGTGAGAGCCGCAAACGCCTCTATTGCCCCGGTGATTGCTGGCAAATGTGCTCTGGGCCGGCCATGGAACAGTCTACACCGGTCCATCTTCGCCAATACCTACGAGGATGGCAGTATCGAGCCCAGCGGCTACATTGATTGGGTCGTCTCCGGCGTAAGCCGATTCACCAACCAGACAGTCATGGCCGAATACAAGGCGTTTGGACCCGGTTTCAACGCGACCGGCCGTGCAGAAGGGGGAGTCACCATCGTTATGGACAAGAAGCAGTACAAGCGCTACGACTCACCAGCGAAGGTATTCCAGTCGCCGGACGGCAAGACGGGCAACATCGGCTGGATCGATTTCCACGCGGATCGCGTCTAG
- a CDS encoding transcription elongation factor DST1: MAMDAKEIELKAKALTKAATQNEPAANIVSLLKELQSGVKATEDLLRSTRVGIIVNKFKQHKSPEVARLSSEIVSKWRNEVNKHKASGSPSVSQRSSGSPRPAQNGTASPAGTTPSDKLSKLSVPPDKRTWKADGVDINQTSNKIRDSCIGLMYDGLCLNSTESPRAVLSKASAVEAAAFNALGPETKEQYRTKIRSLYQNLKNKSNPTLRVRVLSNEVTPEQFVKMSHDELKSDEQREQERRIQKENMDKAMVAQAERSISTSLQCGKCGQRKVTYTEAQTRSADEPMTLFCTCMNCGKSWRQ, translated from the coding sequence ATGGCGATGGATGCGAAGGAAATCGAGCTCAAGGCGAAGGCCCTGACGAAAGCCGCCACCCAGAACGAGCCCGCAGCCAACATCGTATCACTGCTCAAGGAGCTGCAATCGGGAGTGAAGGCAACGGAGGATCTGCTGCGGTCGACGCGCGTCGGAATCATCGTCAACAAGTTCAAGCAACACAAGTCACCCGAAGTCGCGCGTCTATCCAGCGAGATTGTCTCGAAATGGCGGAACGAGGTTAACAAACACAAGGCCAGCGGGTCACCGTCCGTCAGTCAGCGTTCAAGCGGCTCTCCGCGCCCAGCACAGAACGGCACCGCATCGCCTGCCGGGACAACCCCATCAGACAAGTTGTCCAAACTCTCCGTTCCCCCAGACAAGCGGACGTGGAAGGCGGACGGTGTGGATATCAATCAGACTTCGAACAAGATCCGGGATAGTTGCATTGGGCTGATGTACGATGGATTGTGCCTCAACTCGACCGAGTCGCCTCGAGCGGTGCTGTCCAAGGCCAGCGcggtggaggcggcggcgttCAACGCTTTGGGCCCGGAGACCAAGGAACAGTACCGCACCAAGATTCGCAGCTTGTATCAGAACCTCAAGAACAAGTCCAACCCTACACTACGGGTGCGCGTGTTGTCGAATGAAGTGACGCCTGAGCAGTTTGTGAAGATGTCGCACGATGAGCTCAAATCGGATGAACAGCGCGAACAGGAGCGCAGAATCCAGAAGGAGAACATGGATAAGGCCATGGTCGCGCAGGCCGAGCGCAGTATCAGTACCAGTCTGCAGTGCGGCAAATGCGGACAACGCAAGGTCACCTACACCGAGGCGCAAACACGCAGCGCAGATGAACCGATGACGCTGTTCTGTACGTGTATGAACTGTGGTAAATCGTGGAGGCAGTga
- a CDS encoding GTPase-activating protein RNA1, translating into MAPPKVFSLEGKGLKLDTAEDIEAHIKPLIESTDFTEIRLGGNTLGVPASERLASVLASQKSLEVADLADIFTSRLLSEIPQALTALLNALLEIKTLHTVNLSDNAFGLNTQAPLVDFLSRHVPLRHLILNNNGLGPAAGTLIADALTKLAERKEEARKAGEEIPLLDSIVCGRNRLENGSMEAWARAYKVHAAGIRSVKMTQNGIRQEGISLLLKEGLRHASALEVLDLQDNTFTIMGSTALAGVVAGWPSLRELGVGDCLLSARGGVKVAQALAEGKNQNIQTLRLQYNEITAEGVKLFLHATKTALPSLRRIELNGNKFLEEDPNVTELQEVLEARKEEHGTDDDPDDMWGVDELDELEEESEEEEEAEEEEEEEEQEEEERKADKFLKDNVKAEDEKVAQRQDKDVDALAEALGKTAL; encoded by the coding sequence ATGGCCCCTCCAAAGGTCTTCTCACTTGAGGGTAAAGGCCTCAAATTGGACACTGCTGAAGATATTGAGGCCCATATCAAGCCGCTGATTGAAAGCACTGATTTTACCGAGATTCGTCTGGGTGGTAACACTCTCGGTGTACCAGCCTCGGAACGTCTGGCCTCCGTTCTTGCTTCACAGAAGAGCCTCGAAGTCGCCGACCTCGCTGATATCTTCACATCCCGCCTGCTTTCCGAGATCCCCCAGGCTCTGACTGCCCTTCTCAATGCGCTGCTTGAGATCAAAACTCTCCACACCGTCAACCTTTCCGACAACGCGTTCGGCCTGAACACCCAAGCGCCCCTCGTCGACTTCCTCTCCCGCCACGTGCCCCTCCGCCATCTTATCCTGAATAACAACGGGTTGGGTCCTGCTGCTGGTACACTTATTGCCGATGCGCTCACAAAGCTTGCGGAgcgcaaggaggaggcccGCAAGGCCGGTGAGGAGATTCCTCTTTTGGATAGCATCGTTTGCGGACGGAACCGGTTGGAGAATGGCAGTATGGAAGCGTGGGCACGTGCCTACAAGGTACACGCCGCAGGCATCCGCTCCGTCAAGATGACACAGAACGGTATTCGTCAGGAGGGTATCTCGTTGCTCTTGAAAGAGGGCCTTCGTCACGCGAGCGCCCTGGAGGTTTTGGACTTGCAGGACAATACGTTCACAATCATGGGATCGACTGCTCTCGCCGGTGTTGTGGCTGGCTGGCCCTCTCTGCGTGAACTCGGTGTCGGCGACTGCCTCCTATCTGCACGCGGCGGTGTCAAGGTTGCTCAGGCCCTGGCAGAGGGTAAAAATCAAAACATCCAGACTCTGCGTCTGCAGTACAACGAGATTACGGCTGAGGGTGTGAAGCTGTTCTTGCACGCTACGAAAACCgcccttccttcccttcgCCGCATCGAGTTGAACGGCAACAAATTCCTCGAAGAGGACCCGAATGTGACAGAGTTGCAGGAGGTCTTGGAGGCGCGCAAGGAGGAGCACGGCACCGATGATGATCCAGACGACATGTGGGGTGTGGATGAGCTAGatgagctggaggaggagagtgaagaggaagaagaggccgaagaagaggaggaggaggaggagcaggaggaagaggagcgcAAGGCCGACAAGTTCCTCAAGGACAATGTGAAGGCGGAAGACGAGAAGGTCGCTCAAAGACAGGACAaggatgtcgatgctcttgCAGAGGCCCTGGGCAAGACTGCTCTATAG
- a CDS encoding copper metallochaperone COX17, which yields MSWLFGSSKGAAEQTPGPAPAQQEPTEKPKPCCVCKTEKSARDDCMLFSKTDDPSQECKPLIEQYKACMAGYGFKV from the exons ATGTCGTGGCTCTTCGGCTCTTCCAAAG GCGCTGCCGAACAGACTCCCGGTCCCGCACCCGCCCAGCAAGAACCCACCGAGAAACCCAAG CCCTGCTGCGTCTGTAAGACCGAGAAGTCCGCCCGGGATGACTGCATGTTGTTCTCGAAAACCGATGACCCCTCTCAAGAGTGCAAGCCCCTGATCGAGCAGTACAAGGCCTGCATGGCTGGATACGGATTCAAGGTTTAA
- a CDS encoding dolichyl-P-Glc:Man(9)GlcNAc(2)-PP-dolichol alpha-1,3-glucosyltransferase ALG6 produces MAPTTPSSHRPRKRRRYPTGSNNSLILEAEGGKSSPAFPLVSFLWAARAGVSQWLVLPLILMVVGLFRWAVSLWGYSGFQVPPMHGDFEAQRHWMELTIHLPMSKWYLYDLQYWGLDYPPLTAYHSWLLGKISGSVLDPSWFALDDSRGFEDPKLKVFMRGTVIASEYLVYIPAVVNFLRRYTRMQGVPAWSASIALVAILLQPATILIDHGHFQYNTVMLGLVVASLDAILAGRMLWACLFFVGALGFKQMALYYAPVMFAFLLGVCIFPRVRILRLLNIAIITILAFALLFTPLLVAATNADARDYLSASAEPPLLQALPIKLSKDSFLYAPVFQLMQIIHRVFPFARGLFEDKVANAWCAIHTFYKLHRFEASLLQRVSLGATLASILIPCGIIFRHPRASLLLPTLASVAWGFFLFSFQVHEKSVLLPLLPMTLLLANDGGLSKDTRAWVGWANVLGSWTMYPLLKRDELRVPYFVMTGLWAYLMGLPPTSLETYRSRTPGGESRPVSEPRILTKLLHFCFYLAMIVWHVLDAFVPPPEGKPDLWVVLNVLIGAGGFGIAYLWCMWRLITQCWQIDRKAAEEESRKKKE; encoded by the exons ATGGCTCCCACGACCCCTTCATCTCATCGGCcacggaagaggagaaggtaTCCCACTGGCTCGAACAACTCCCTCATTCTTGAAGCTGAGGGCGGAAAATCATCCCCTGCGTTCCCTCTCGTCTCGTTTCTGTGGGCTGCCCGAGCTGGTGTATCTCAATGGCTGGTGCTACCTCTGATCCTCATGGTGGTAGGGCTCTTCCGCTGGGCTGTCAGTCTGTGGGGCTACTCTG GTTTCCAGGTGCCTCCGATGCATGGTGATTTCGAAGCGCAAAGGCACTGGATGGAGCTCACCATTCACCTGCCCATGTCGAAATGGTATCTCTATGACTTGCAATACTGGGGACTTGATTACCCACCTCTGACGGCATATCATAGCTGGCTGCTGGGGAAGAT TAGTGGAAGCGTCCTTGACCCCTCTTGGTTTGCCCTGGACGATTCGCGCGGCTTTGAGGATCCAAAATTGAAAGTATTCATGCGGGGAACCGTTATCGCCTCCGAGTACCTTGTCTACATCCCCGCCGTCGTCAACTTCCTTCGTCGTTATACTCGGATGCAAGGTGTTCCAGCCTGGTCTGCCTCAATTGCTCTCGTCGCGATCCTATTGCAACCGGCAACCATTCTCATCGATCATGGCCATTTCCAGTATAATACCGTGATGCTGGGGCTTGTGGTCGCAAGTTTGGATGCTATATTGGCCGGGCGGATGCTGTGGGCTTGTCTCTTCTTCGTGGGCGCCTTGGGCTTCAAGCAGATGGCCCTCTATTACGCCCCGGTCATGTTCGCCTTTCTTTTAGGCGTTTGCATCTTCCCCAGGGTACGcattcttcgtcttctgaaCATAGCCATTATCACCATCCTCGCATTTGCGCTATTGTTTACTCCGCTGCTTGTTGCCGCAACCAATGCCGATGCTCGGGACTATCTGAGTGCTTCTGCAGAACCTCCTTTGCTCCAGGCTCTACCCATTAAGCTGTCAAAGGACTCTTTTCTGTACGCACCCGTCTTTCAGCTGATGCAAATTATCCACCGTGTGTTCCCCTTCGCACGTGGTTTGTTTGAGGACAAGGTCGCCAACGCCTGGTGCGCCATCCACACGTTCTACAAGCTTCATCGCTTCGAAGcgagccttctccagcgcgTCTCACTCGGCGCCACACTGGCATCCATCCTTATTCCTTGTGGAATCATTTTCCGTCACCCGCGAGCATCGCTACTGCTCCCCACTTTGGCCAGCGTCGCCTGGggcttcttccttttctccttccaggTTCATGAAAAGAGTGTGTTGTTGCCCTTACTTCCCATGACACTCCTTCTTGCAAATGATGGCGGCCTGAGCAAAGACACCAGGGCCTGGGTTGGATGGGCCAACGTCCTCGGCTCCTGGACCATGTATCCTCTCCTCAAGCGCGACGAACTCCGGGTCCCGTACTTTGTCATGACAGGTCTCTGGGCCTATCTGATGGGTCTACCACCAACTTCCTTGGAGACATATCGCAGCCGAACCCCTGGGGGCGAATCACGTCCTGTCTCCGAGCCTCGCATCCTCACGAAACTTCTGCATTTCTGCTTCTACCTGGCAATGATCGTTTGGCATGTCCTCGACGCATTTGTGCCTCCACCGGAGGGCAAGCCCGATTTATGGGTGGTGCTCAACGTCTTGATTGGCGCGGGAGGATTTGGCATTGCTTACCTGTGGTGTATGTGGAGACTGATCACGCAATGCTGGCAGATTGATCGCAAGGCggcagaagaggagagcCGGAAAAAGAAGGAGTGA
- a CDS encoding putative nucleolin protein Nsr1, translating to MSKTKSVTKKGADKPVDKALSKVKDAGVTKASQSPKAKSKQIAREVASKENSKRKKKEPTPSSSSESDSDEEMESTTSSSESESEEEKPAKKEVKKESKKAESSSESESESDSDEEMDDASSSESESESESEDEKPVKKDMKKESKKAESSDSESESDSESESESESESEDEKAVKKEVKAKADTSESSESESDSDEEEEAPKKAAKKESSDSEDSESESESESESESESEDEAPAKAKKVEKESSEESEDSDESDDSEGSDSDSSESESEKPSKKRKAEEEPAAAPKKSKKTDEEASGASANLFVGNLSWNVDEEWLRQEFESFGELSGVRIVTDRDSGRSRGFGYVEYVNAADAAKAYNAKKDTEIDGRKINLDYATGRPANNNNNQDRAQARARNFGDQTSPESDTLFVGNIPFSANEDSVSELFGQSGTIVGIRLPTDPESGRPKGFGYVQFSSVDEARQAFNDLNGAELNGRPVRLDFSTPRPSNGDAPRGGRGGFGGRGGRGGPRGGGRGGRGGFGGRGGGAPNKARGGIPEFKGTKVTF from the exons ATGTCTAAGACCAAGTCCGTGACCAAGAAGGGCGCCGACAAGCCCGTCGACAAGGCCTTgagcaaggtcaaggatGCTGGCGTCACCAAGGCTTCCCAGTCTCCCAAGGCTAAGAGCAAGCAGATCGCTCGCGAGGTCGCTTCCAAGGAGAACtccaagcgcaagaagaaggagcctACTCCTAGCAGCAGCTCTGAGTCTGACagcgatgaggagatggagtctaccacttccagcagtgagagcgagagcgaggaggagaagcctgccaagaaggaggtgaagaaggagtcTAAGAAGGCTGAGTCCTCTTCCGAATCCGAGTCTGAGTCTGacagcgacgaggagatggacgACGCTTCCAGCAGCGAGAGTGAGAGTGAGAGTGAgagtgaggatgagaagcCTGTCAAGAAGGACATGAAGAAGGAGTCGAAGAAGGCTGAGTCCTCTGATTCCGAGTCGGAGTCTGACTCTGAGTCCGAGTCGGAGTCCGAGTCGGAGTCTGAAGATGAGAAGGCCGTCAAGAAGGAGGTGAAGGCCAAGGCTGACACTTCCGAGTCCTCTGAGTCCGAGTCCGACtctgacgaagaagaggaggctcCTAAGAAGGCCGCTAAGAAGGAGTCTAGCGACAGCGAGGATTCCGAATCCGAGTCTGAGTCTGAGTCCGAGTCCGAGTCTGAgagcgaggacgaggctCCTGCTAAGGCtaagaaggttgagaag GAATCTTCCGAGGAATCCGAGGATTCTGATGAATCTGACGACTCCGAAGgctctgattctgactcTTCCGAGTCCGAGTCGGAGAAGCCCtccaagaagcgcaaggctgaggaggagcccGCTGCCGCCCccaagaagtcgaagaagactGATGAGGAGGCTTCGGGCGCTTCTGCGAACCTCTTTGTTGGTAACCTGTCGTGGAACGTCGACGAGGAGTGGCTCCGCCAGGAGTTCGAGAGCTTCGGTGAGCTTTCTGGTGTTCGCATCGTCACCGACCGCGACTCTGGTCGCTCCCGCGG TTTCGGTTATGTCGAGTACGTCAACGCGGCCGACGCTGCCAAGGCTTACAACGCCAAGAAGGACACCGAGATTGATGGTCGCAAGATCAACCTCGACTACGCTACTGGCCGCCCagccaacaacaacaacaaccagGACCGCGCCCAGGCTCGCGCTCGGAACTTCGGTGACCAAACCAGCCCTGAGAGCGACACCCTGTTTGTCGGCAACATCCCCTTCAGTGCCAACGAGGACTCGGTCTCGGAGCTCTTCGGTCAATCCGGTACCATCGTTGGAATCCGTCTGCCCACGGACCCCGAGTCGGGGCGCCCCAAGGGCTTCGGTTACGTGCAGTTCTCCTCAGTTGATGAGGCTCGCCAGGCCTTCAACGACCTCAACGGCGCTGAGCTGAATGGCCGTCCCGTCCGTCTCGACTTCAGCACTCCCCGTCCCAGCAACGGTGATGCTCCTCGTGGCGGCCGCGGCGGTTTTGGCGGTCGTGGTGGCCGTGGTGGTCCTCGCGGAGGTGGCCGTGGTGGTCGTGGAGGCTTCGGCGGTCGCGGCGGCGGTGCCCCTAACAAGGCTCGTGGTGGTATCCCCGAGTTCAAGGGCACCAAGGTCACCTTCTAG